A segment of the Candidatus Thermoplasmatota archaeon genome:
GTAGCTCACCGTGATACCAAATAATGGTCCAAACAATACCAGGAGTTCTTCCATATCCCGGTTGCTTTTGTTCATCAACCGAGTTAACAAGAACAGCATCGTCCGTTTCCGTACATCGATCTTTTTCTTTTGACCTGCTCGTGGTTTCACAAAATGGATTTTCTCAACCGCCTGATCAATATATCGGGGGAGTTCACGAAGCCGTTGTTTTACCTGTTCACGCTTCTGTTCCCATTCAGCATACGGGTATTTGCTTTTCTCTTCGGAGAAACACTCTTCTTTGATTTCCTCAAGAACTTCAACCAATTCCTGTGCTATTTTTTCTGTGATTTTCATAGTGATTGTAATCAACAGAAAACTATATAAAGATATCTATAGATATCTAGATTATGCGTACGATTTCTCTCATTGATAAGGAGCTTACATTGAAGGACAATGTAGAAGTCTTTTATGAAAAAAGAATAACACCTTTTGGGACAAGTGCAAAAGTCGATGCACCAAAAAAATACATAGGCAAACGAGCCTATGTTATCATCCTTAAAGACTGATTATGGAATTCTGTCCCAATGTCCTACTCTTCGGTCAGAAGAAGTTTGCCTGCTTGTTATGCGTCGTTTGATGCATTTTTTAGATGATTGATGATCTCTTGAACTAGTTTTTTGTAGGTCTCTGCGATTTTTTCAGCGATGTCCTTCTGGTGTGCCTCTGCATAAATTCGGAATATTGGCTCTGTTCCTGAAGGTCGTAGGAGAATCCATCCCTGCTGAGTATATATTTTTATGCCATCGGTTTGATCAACGTTTACGATATCAGGCATATCTTGGATGTGACTAGCCAGCTTTTGGACTACACATTCTTTGAGCAGATTCGGGCACGGTATTTTCGTTTTATACATTTCATACTCCGGGAGTTGTGCAATAAGGGCAGATAACGGTTTTTTTTCTTGAGAAAGGAGTTCAAGCAGAGATGCTATTGACATACACGCATCGCGGCAGTAGTGCAATGAGGGAAATATGAGTCCACCGTTTTCTTCACCGCCGAAAACCGCATGGTGGTGCATCATCGCTGATGCGACAACCGGTGATCCAACGCGAGTGTAGATAACTTGACCGTGATGTGCTTTGATGGTATCTTCGAAACAGGTTGACGTCGTTACAGGTGTTACCACGATTCCTCCTTGATTTCGTATAACAATATGTTTTCCGAGTAAGGAGAGTGTCTTGTCACCCCAGATATATTTTCCTTGTTCATCAATAAAAATTGCTCGATCTGCATCACCATCAAGGGCAACACCGACATCGGCATTTTCTTTCATTACTGTATCAATCAAGCAGGTAAGATTTTCTGGGAGTGGTTCTGAAGGTCTTCCTGGGAATCGCCCGTCGGGGTTGCAGTTCAGCGATGTGACGGTACATCCAAGGTGTTTGAGGAGAGCTGGTGCTGCAAGACTTCCTACGCCGTTTCCGCAGTCAAGAACCACGCGGAATTTTTGTTTTTTGATACGTGCAACGTCAACAAGAGTAGTGATTGCTTTCAGGTACCGGTCTATTGCATGGGCATCGGTTGAATACTGACCAACCATGTCCCATGATGCTTGAGTGTAGTGGTTCTGAAAGTAGATCTGTTCTATTGCTTGTTCGATCTCTTGGGTGAATTCAGCTCCGGTCGAACTCACTCCTTTAATACCGTTAAATTCTGGAGGATTGTGAGATGCAGTGATGATGACACCTGCATCATATTTTTTTTCTTTAACCGTATATTGCAGTGTTGGTGTTGGAACTAAGCCGAGATCGACAACAGTGCATCCTGTTGAGAGGAGTCCAGAGGTTACCGCTGTTGCCAGCATGGCATTTGAGAGTCGTGCATCAGTTCCAATCGCAAGTTTTGGTTGAACTTTGTTTTTTTTCAGGTATGTTCCAAGAGCTTTCCCGATGCCAAGTGCAAGCTCTGGAGTCATTTCTTGGTTGATAACACCGCGGATACCGTTGGTTCCAAAAAGCCGAGGCATATGAATAACAACCTTATTTGTTCTTAAGAGTTGCA
Coding sequences within it:
- a CDS encoding ISNCY family transposase; the encoded protein is MTMKITEKIAQELVEVLEEIKEECFSEEKSKYPYAEWEQKREQVKQRLRELPRYIDQAVEKIHFVKPRAGQKKKIDVRKRTMLFLLTRLMNKSNRDMEELLVLFGPLFGITVSYKTIERLYSDHEVKTVLHNLFILLLRDEGVSGDFSGDGTGYSLSVT
- a CDS encoding DUF2080 family transposase-associated protein, which produces MRTISLIDKELTLKDNVEVFYEKRITPFGTSAKVDAPKKYIGKRAYVIILKD
- the glmM gene encoding phosphoglucosamine mutase: MPRLFGTNGIRGVINQEMTPELALGIGKALGTYLKKNKVQPKLAIGTDARLSNAMLATAVTSGLLSTGCTVVDLGLVPTPTLQYTVKEKKYDAGVIITASHNPPEFNGIKGVSSTGAEFTQEIEQAIEQIYFQNHYTQASWDMVGQYSTDAHAIDRYLKAITTLVDVARIKKQKFRVVLDCGNGVGSLAAPALLKHLGCTVTSLNCNPDGRFPGRPSEPLPENLTCLIDTVMKENADVGVALDGDADRAIFIDEQGKYIWGDKTLSLLGKHIVIRNQGGIVVTPVTTSTCFEDTIKAHHGQVIYTRVGSPVVASAMMHHHAVFGGEENGGLIFPSLHYCRDACMSIASLLELLSQEKKPLSALIAQLPEYEMYKTKIPCPNLLKECVVQKLASHIQDMPDIVNVDQTDGIKIYTQQGWILLRPSGTEPIFRIYAEAHQKDIAEKIAETYKKLVQEIINHLKNASNDA